A genomic window from Aurantimicrobium photophilum includes:
- the glgX gene encoding glycogen debranching protein GlgX, which produces MRPTRSGGELKVFSDTAEGIDVLIYDAPGSAHIAERHSLVKGKGGMWSTSSGLLVPGAEYALQAWGPAGPQDSFSAEELLVDPYAKGLSRVGNSWRSVVVDTSFDWGTSKKPQTPLDQSVIYEAHVRGLTKMHPGVPLELRGTYAGLGHEAMTTYLKELGVTAVELLPVHAYLSEEHLLSQGVTNYWGYNTLNFFTPHNAYATKAAREGGPSAVLREFKQMVKDLHEAGLEVILDVVYNHTAEEGKVGPRLSFRGLDNASYYRQDEDGNYIDTTGCGNSLNASKPVVQQLILDSLRYWAEETQVDGFRFDLAVTLGRDEKAGYHKDHPLLEAIRTDPILSATKLIAEPWDVGMGGWQTGNFADGWHEWNDRYRDRIRNFWLPDIAQARETGFAPTGVGGFATRLAGSSNTFSAERGPVASVNFITAHDGFTLNDLTMYNYKHNIGNGEDNRDGANDNRSFNHGVEGPTDNPDIIAARRRTMRNLMGTLMLSAGIPMITAGDEFGRTQHGNNNAYCHDSPLTWVNWELQEWQQDMLATTKHLAKMRREHPAIRPTKFGVFGERIPSASQVDWYNTQGETMENEDWEDPHNRTLQYVAASTPENEDFNRILMIIHGTEQPTSVVVPKHPGVQFYEPLWFSPHHTPREVPGVLRPGETFKLTGTSILLFNAAN; this is translated from the coding sequence GTGCGCCCAACCCGTAGCGGTGGCGAGCTCAAGGTTTTTAGCGACACCGCTGAGGGAATTGATGTTCTGATCTATGACGCTCCCGGCAGTGCACACATTGCTGAGCGTCACTCCCTGGTCAAGGGCAAGGGTGGCATGTGGTCCACCAGCAGTGGCCTGCTGGTGCCCGGTGCTGAATATGCGTTGCAGGCGTGGGGTCCTGCTGGACCACAGGATTCTTTCTCTGCCGAAGAACTTCTAGTAGATCCCTATGCCAAGGGCCTCAGCCGTGTTGGTAATTCATGGCGTTCCGTCGTTGTTGACACCAGCTTCGATTGGGGCACGTCCAAGAAGCCTCAAACTCCTCTTGACCAGTCCGTGATTTATGAAGCTCACGTGCGCGGTTTGACCAAGATGCACCCCGGTGTTCCTCTCGAACTGCGTGGAACCTATGCAGGTCTGGGTCACGAAGCCATGACGACCTACCTCAAGGAACTCGGCGTAACCGCTGTGGAGCTTCTCCCTGTTCACGCTTATCTCTCCGAGGAGCACCTGCTTAGCCAGGGCGTGACCAACTACTGGGGTTACAACACTCTGAACTTCTTTACTCCTCACAACGCTTATGCCACCAAGGCAGCTCGCGAAGGGGGACCTTCTGCTGTTCTGCGCGAGTTCAAGCAGATGGTCAAGGATCTACACGAAGCAGGTCTCGAGGTCATTCTTGACGTGGTCTACAACCACACTGCAGAGGAGGGCAAGGTTGGTCCTCGCCTGAGCTTCCGCGGCCTGGACAACGCTTCCTACTACCGCCAAGACGAAGACGGTAATTACATCGACACCACAGGGTGCGGAAATTCACTCAACGCATCCAAGCCTGTCGTTCAGCAGCTCATTCTGGATTCATTGCGCTACTGGGCTGAAGAAACTCAGGTGGACGGTTTCCGTTTCGACCTCGCTGTGACGCTGGGCCGTGACGAGAAAGCTGGGTACCACAAGGATCACCCTCTACTCGAGGCAATTCGCACCGACCCCATCCTCTCCGCAACCAAGCTCATTGCTGAGCCCTGGGATGTGGGCATGGGCGGTTGGCAGACCGGAAACTTTGCTGACGGCTGGCACGAATGGAACGACCGCTACCGCGACCGTATTCGCAACTTCTGGCTGCCAGACATTGCACAAGCGCGTGAGACGGGCTTTGCTCCGACTGGCGTCGGTGGCTTCGCCACTCGCCTGGCAGGCTCCAGCAACACCTTCTCCGCTGAACGTGGCCCGGTTGCCTCAGTGAACTTCATCACCGCACACGATGGCTTCACCCTCAACGACCTCACGATGTATAACTACAAGCACAACATCGGTAACGGCGAAGATAACCGTGATGGCGCCAACGACAACCGCTCGTTCAACCACGGTGTTGAAGGCCCCACGGATAACCCCGACATCATTGCTGCACGTCGTCGCACCATGCGTAACCTGATGGGCACTTTAATGCTCTCTGCAGGTATTCCCATGATCACCGCAGGTGATGAGTTTGGTCGTACCCAGCACGGCAACAACAATGCCTACTGTCACGACTCTCCCCTGACCTGGGTCAACTGGGAACTGCAGGAATGGCAGCAGGACATGCTGGCCACTACTAAGCACTTGGCAAAGATGCGCCGGGAACACCCTGCTATCCGCCCCACCAAGTTTGGTGTCTTCGGCGAGCGCATCCCCAGCGCCAGCCAGGTGGATTGGTACAACACCCAGGGTGAAACCATGGAGAACGAGGATTGGGAAGATCCCCACAACCGCACACTGCAGTATGTGGCGGCAAGCACGCCGGAAAATGAAGATTTCAACCGCATTCTCATGATCATTCACGGAACCGAACAACCCACCTCGGTTGTTGTTCCTAAACACCCTGGCGTGCAGTTCTATGAGCCATTGTGGTTCAGTCCTCACCACACTCCTCGTGAGGTTCCGGGCGTTCTGCGTCCAGGTGAAACCTTCAAGCTCACCGGCACCTCGATTTTGTTGTTTAACGCTGCGAATTAG